The Lutra lutra chromosome 7, mLutLut1.2, whole genome shotgun sequence genome segment TGGCTGGAAAATGAGACTGGTGCGGGCAGCTGTGTGGGCAGATCTGGCCCCACGACCCGGGGGAAGGTGGGCCCTTCATTCCCTACTGGGAATGAAGCTTCCTTTTTCTGGAAGCAGGGCTGTGAGCAGAAGGCATGAGATTCAGGCTGAGACAAGTCTATGGGGGAGAGCCTCCAGATCACCCTCCCAACATCCTCCAAAGGCCCCCTGGCCCTATAATGGGGCTCAGGGCACACTGCAAGTGTTTGAGAATGCAGCATTCAGCTGCAGCTCAGACCTCCTGGTCAGGGTGCCAGGAAAGGGTGCCTCAGTtctggtggggagcagggagacagCTTCTGGCAGAGGGAAACGGCGGTCAGGGGAGTGGGCTGGCCTTTGGCTCTCCAGGGTCGGGGCGGTGCAGCACTCCACAGGACGTGAGTTTGGGTGAGGATCTGCGGCGCACATACCCTTCCCGGAGTAGCAGAGGGCAGTGACAGGAGAGAACGATCCGTCCATCCCAAGGCTGCCCCAACAACCAGCCCACAGACACACTTTGGGCCCAGGTCCCAGCTAGTGCAAaggaggcccagaggagggaTGTGCTTTGCTCAACAATATGCAGGAAGTTAACCTTTGTAACTGGCCTCCAGGGTCAGGGCAGCTCTGAGGGGGGAGCCTGGTGGCAGAAGACAAGCCCAGTCCCCTCATGGTTGCCGCCCCGCCCACCAGGCCTACCCAGCATGGCTACCAGAAGCCTCCCCAGGAAGACACCAGCCCTGAGCAGTAAGTGAGAGTGACCACTCCGGTCAGATGCACGAGAATGCAGGGCCCAGACTTTGGCCTGGACATATGGTTTCAAACTATATAGCCCAGCCTGAAAAGATCCAAACCAAAGAGAAACTTGATCCAAATAATTGCATATAAACAATGAGGCActctgtacatgtgtgtgtgcatgtgtgcggacacacacacacacacacacacacaacctgtcCTTGTGCACGTGTATCCTTACCAATGTTCTGTTACCagttacacacacatacacacacacatcccatccATGTGCACAACACGTATCCCTGTGTTACAATTGCACACACACGGGCGGATACACACGTAGGcacccacacgcacacacgcacacatacactcCCTGCTCAGACACACTCTCTGGCCCATCTTCTGCCGGGCAGAGCACTGGTGAGTGGCTGGTGCCAGGGACTCAGTGTCGGCTGCTGACATGGAGGGTGTAGAAGGCCCACGGCTCAGGGACATAGATGACACCCGGGTACTTCTTCCTGAGTACAGGGTCATTCCATAGCCAGGCGACCCACAGCGCCACAAGCAGGAGGGTGAGGGCGAAggaatagaagaggaagaggccGTTGCTGTCCAGGAAGAGGCACTTGCGCTTCTGGTGCAGGACGAGGGCCAGCATGGCGAAGAAGGTGAAGATGAAGAGGATGAAGATCTGCCCCTCGGTGACCAGGTACCTGAAGAGGCCAGTGAGGGCAGTGAGGCCGGCGCTCTCTCTGCCCGGCCTCTCTCCCTGTACCCACATTCCAGGCTGCCCCCTGGTCAGGCAGAGCAGCTCATCTCCGGCGAGGTGGAGGGAAGCGTACTACTTGGAGCCACAGCCCATACTGATTTGGCTTGTACAGTggctattttcaaaaatgttgagTTTGTTACCAACATGTACATAATAGCAGAAAGTGTGGATTTCTGGTTTCTCTGGTCACATCAGGCCTCTATTCCCACTCGACAACAACTGATTAAAGGAGAAAGCAGCTGTCCCCACTAGAAAGAGAATGGTTCTCTTTGCCACAGTCTCCACCATTCCCTATTGCCTTACTGGATGCCGGCTTGATGCCTTTCTGTTACTGGCTTATTTCCTACAGGCATTTGAGATTGGGAATGCAGCTGCAATTCACGGAGGCTGTCATTACTGTCTCCTTGACGGCTGGGACCGTCTCAGGTCTCCCAGGGCTCTCTGTAGCTCCTAAGGCAGTACCTAGCACATGGCCAGGGCAGGGGAGTGGGCTGGCCTCTGGCTAGCACATCTGTTGGAGGGCTTCTGAGAGGCTGTTTGGTCCATGCCCCTGCCTCTTGAGAGAAACAGGATGCTGATCCATTCCGTTCAAGGAATGACAGCTCTGCAACTCAGTGGCTGTGGGACCTTGGGGAATTTGCATGACATCCTGGAGCCTCTGTGTTCTTACTTAGAAAGGGGGGATAAATGGCCCTATCTCTCCAGACATAAGACACTGATAAGAGCTGTGTACGCCTCTCACTTGGAAAAGCACGTTGTTCAACAAATGGTTGCTGCTCCTACTGTGGTTGTCTCAGCACTAACATGCTGTGCGTGTCGAACCACTTTCCTTCTTGCTGTGGTTGCCACTCTTCTCTTTCATCCTGTCCTCAGGGGCATACAGATTGGTCCTGGTCGACCCTCTCCACCCAGCCGGGGACAGACCCAGGAGCGGATCTGGGAAACTGGCCCTAGGAAAGAAGGCCCTTTTCATTCTAAGGCAAGCTTCCCATCAGAGAAGGGTCCAGTCCTTTCCCAATGCTCAGGGAAAGCCTGTCCCCAGGGCAGAAGTGACAGACGTAAGGCCTGGCTGAGGCTAAGTCCTCTGAAATGGGAGAAGAGCTCTGAAAGGCACAAAgaaaccagggacgcctgggtggctcaatgggttaagcctctgccttaggcctgggtcatgatcccagggtcctgggatcgagccccatattgggctctctgctcagtggggagcctgcttcctcctctctctctgcctacttgtgatctctgtctgtcaaataaataaataaaatcttaaaaaaaaaaagaaactaggcaAGAAACTTCCCCCTTATCTGTCCTTGTCACCCTCATAGTGCTTTATAGTTTATGAagcctcttttcctcctcctagATCCTCACCATCTcctgagagggagacaagcagggGCTGTCCCAATGtcacaaaggaggaaacaggcccacAGGACTCGATGGGCTCGATATTACAGGTGGGCTCTACTGGACTCCACAGTGGCACTGGGGTTccgggaggtggggcagaggagcATGAGAATGGAGAGGAGCACTCAGGCCTGGCTTCCTGGTGACAGAGAAGCTACCACAAAGCACTGTCACCATCGCCACTAGACCCAGCGGAAGCAGGAGCCCAGAGGGACTGTGGTCAAGAGGACTTTTTCACCACCTGGCTCCctgagtgccccccacccccaggtccaaGGTCCACTCACCAATAGTACAGGCCACTGGGCACCACCAGGAGCAGGGCCGCCCCTGGCATTGAGCTCTCGGCTTTGGTGGGAGTGAAACAACCACTGAAGTACATgaagaggatgagaaagaaggGGATGTACCTGCGACAGGGAGGCCGGGGCGTCAGGGGCCTGCCCAGCCGCCCCGTCGCCCCTCCGCcgggccctcctccccacctgtccTTGCACCATTCCACGCAGGCCGCATCATGGTTTGCCAAATGCCTGGTTTAGGCCCAGGCACTCATCCCCACCGGACTGCCCCGTGCTGGGGGCCCTGGGGGCGGGCGTGCAGGAAGGAAGCGGGAAGATGAGGCCTGCTCCCTGGCGTATGCAAATCAGAGTCTCACAGGCCGCGGTGCGGGGAGGACCCTCCCACACGGCCCTGACCCCCTCACTCCACGTaggtgtgtgtgtagggggtgcCTCTGTCTCATGCTGGCACTCCGCACACCCGGAAGAGGTGTACCCATCAGGGCTGAGGAGGGAGAGCCTCCAGGcccaggtaaaaaaaaaaaagagagagagaaccatacTTGCTGGGGTCCTCCAAGGGGCTCTGTGAAGCCCCCTCACCCATACGCAACCCAGagcctcaccccttccccacacAATGAATCTTACCCAAAAGTAccagcctctcctctccacaAAGGctgcctctcccacacccccttctCTCAGCTACCTTGTGtccccctcccacagcccccatttgctcccagcccaccccctcttcccttcccaaaCATCTCTGGGCAAAGGCCTGTCCAGGGCCCCTGGACTCACTGCCAAGAGGACCAACTTTCTCTGTTTAAAGTGGATCCTGGAGGaccgcctgggggctcagtcagttaagcatctgcctttcgctcaggtcatgatcccagaatcctgggatcaagccctgcactgggctctctgctcagcgggaagcctgcttctccctctcccactccccctggttctgttccctctcttgctgtctctctgtcaaataaataagatctttaaaaaaaaataaaaaaataataaatggatcCTGGAAACACGACTGTAGGCCTGGTATGACAGGAGCCAGCCACCTCACTCAGGGGTGAGGCTATGGGGTGCAGAGCTTGCTGGCTGCTCCCCCACACCCTCTCACTGGCCCCAGCTCCTCCTGTAAGATGTGGGGCAGAACAGACAGCCCTGGCTCTCCCGCGGCTGCGCACAGCTGGGAGGTTTCCGCCGCCTTTGGGGTGAAGGGGGCCCCTCCCAGGAGTTTCAGAAGCAGGGCagacagcccctccccccaccagtccACTGGCCCTCCGGGGCTTCACCCCTACCTCCACTCCCAAAGACCGCATCCTGACCCAGTCAGTGCGGGTCCCCCCTCCGAGCCCACCCACACCCCTCGGCAGCGAGAGGGCGGGACCTAGCCTGCGCcgcgccccaccccctgccccgcacCCCCGCAGGCTCTGGTAGGGCCAGGGAGGGACAGCCGCTTGCTGCCCTCTAGTGGCCGCCGCGGGCACCATCGCGCTGGGACGGGGAGGGCCTGGCACCCCACACCCAGAGGCTCGTGCAGTGTCCTCTGGGGCCGGACTCGGGGCCCCTGGGGAGACAGCCCGGCTGGCGCTGCCTTCCTGGCCCCGACACTCACCACATGGAGTGGCCCAGGTACTCGTCGTAGTAGTAGAGCAGCTCGAAGGAGTCGATCTAAGGGCGGTGGGCATGGCAGGTGAGAGCAGCAGGTGTGTCAAGGCGGGTGCTGGGGCCCACGCGGCCCACCCTTGCCCGGGCCCGGCCCTTGCCCCAGCAGCCCTCATTCCCCACCCTCAGTCTTGCCCTCTATTGCAGGGCGCCCGGGTGGCAGCCAGTCAGGGGCCCCTTCCCGAACTGTCAGAGGCATCATAGCTCAGCGGGTACAGTGCCCTCCCCTAGCAGAAGGCTTAGTGGGCCACGCGCAGTGATGGCTGGGGGCCAGCTCTCTGGCCTCCGGGACAGACTGTGCCAACAAGGCTTTAcatgaggggttggggagggtggcTCACCAGCGTCTCTGGCTTGAGGTTCCTGATGATGGGATTCTCCCGGACGGACAGGTGGTGCTGGTAGCCGCTGAAGAGCAAGCGGTGGTTCACAGAGTCGCCCACCAGGTGGATGCTGGCGCCCATGACGAAGGTGATGATGCTGAGGTAGATCATGGCACGTGGCAGCGTGCGAGGGGACCGCTCCATGAGCTGGGGTCAGAGGGGCGCCGGAGAGCGTGACTCAGCCTCCACCACAACAGGAGACAGCCCCTCGTCCCTCCCCCATGCCTGGGGTCCGATGGATGCCACCGCTGAAGAGTCACTCCGAAACTGGGTCCCTGCAGCAGGCTGAGCCAGCCTCCACAGTCTCCTAGGATCCCCATGAAGCCAGCATGAGTTGGGAACCAGCACCCCCATTCCTCAGAGAGCACCCCCAGCTGCAGAGGGACGAACTGACTGCCAAAGGTCGCACACTGACCCCGTGCTGGCAGTGACAGCCAGGCCTTCAGCACAGGCACCCAGGCctggccctctccccactctcagcTGGGCCTCTGGATGGCTGGGCTGGTTCAGGGCTGCAGGACCCTCTCATTTTGGAGCCACTGGTCCATGGTAAACCCCAAGAAAATGTCAGGGAAGTGGGATGGGGAGGATGCTTTGGAAAGGAAACTTTAACTTAAGACTCCTCTGAATTCTAATTTTATACCCTTCTTACTTTTGGTGATTAGACACATTTTTCTAGAAACAAAATGATGGGGATGGTAGGTGGTGATAGTTGTTTTAAGAGCCCTTATTTGAACCTGCAAAGCCGGTAGCCCTGGCTAGCTCTGTGCTCCCAGAGTCATCTCCAAGTCCCAGATCCCCAGGCCAGAGTAGAGGTCACCTCTGTTGCTCCCACCTGGACCCTACCTGCCTTCCCGACTTCTCCCCAGACAACCAACCcactcactccctctgcctcagcctccccaaATGTAGTTTCACAGCATGACCCTGTCTTCAGGTCCTTTTGCTTGACCACCTCTCCTACATCATCCCCTGGCACACAAAGCTGAAGCCCAAATCAAACATCCCTCCTTGGGGAGGGCTTCTCCATCCCTCCTGGCCAGGCCTTTGGTGTGTCCCTTGATCACAGCCTTCACCCCCCAAGCTCGGGCAGGGTAGGCCTGCTTCCATATCTGCTTCCAGGACTCCCAGGGCTTGGCACCAGCTTCCtgccagagaaggaggaaggaatgagggtgggaagggagggcagggagctgggaaCTGTACcttgagcaggaggaagggcgtGATAATGTTGTAGGCCATGTGAAAGTAGTCCCCCACGCTGGGCTTGTTGAGTGGAAACCATTCGAGAGGGAACACCAGCTGGGGAGCAAAGGGAGGAATGGTATTCACCCAGGCAGAGCCCCACAAGGCCCTCAGGGAGtcagcccccacctcctccacacACACTTAACTCTTTTTGTGGTCTATGGGGATCCTCTGGGCAGCCCTGGGGTACCcagacagagaaactgagtccCAAAGAAGTAAATGGACCTGTCCCCAGGCACACTAGTAGATGCAAATCCAGGGCCTGACTCTGGGCCCCACCCTCAATGGGTACTAAATGAATGTCCCTGGGTACTGGTCTGGGAGCTGGAGGCTGATTTGGGACTTCATGGTGACGTCTGGCAAGTCCTTCTCTTCTAcaggccttggtttccccatctgcaacATAAGAGATGTGACCTAGGTGGTCTCCTTGGGCCCTTAGGGGTCTGACCATTCAGGTCCTATGATGATGAAAAGGTCTCCTGACCACGAGGCCCCATGTTGAATGCACTGAGCAGATGGACTGCAGGCGGACTGCTTCCAAATCAGGTCAAAAGCGTACATTAGGAAACAAGGAGAAAGTAAGTGAGTCCTACAAAGTAgctccagttctttctttcttaccttccCTGAGATAGGAGGCAGGCCAGGGGCGGTTCCTCTGCCTGGGAAGTCCTCTCTTACTGGTCTGCCCAAGTGAGTCCTGGCCTTGTCAGGGTCAGTGTGAAAACCCCCGTGCAAAGTCAAAACATATTATGACCCCCAAAACTATACTTCCAGGATCTGTTTATTGAGAACACAGGCAATGACTACAAGTTTCAATccaaattataaatgtttatctcttggggcacctgggtggctcagtgggttaaagcctctgccttcagctcaggtcatgatcctagggtcctgggatcgagccccacatcaggctctctgctcagcggggagcatgcttcctcttctctctctgcctgcctctctgcctacttgtgatctctgtcaaataaataatgaaaaaaaaatctttaaaaaataaaaaaaataaatgtttatctcTTTTAACTCAGAAATGccatgctgggtgcctgggtggctcagtgggttaaagcctctgccttctgctcaggtcatgatcccagggtcctaggattaagtcctacatcaggctctctgctcagcggggagcctgcttcccttcctctctctctgcctgcctctctgcctatttgtgatctctgtcaaataaataaataaaatcttaaaaaaaaaaaaaaaagccatgcttGTTAAAACTAACCCACAAATATAAAACTCCCAGGACACAGGGtctgttcctctctttctttcttactcgG includes the following:
- the CLN6 gene encoding ceroid-lipofuscinosis neuronal protein 6 isoform X1; this encodes MEAAARRRQHPGAAGGAAAQPGASFLQARHSAIKADEAAGTAPFHLDLWFYFTLQNWILDFGRPIAMLVFPLEWFPLNKPSVGDYFHMAYNIITPFLLLKLMERSPRTLPRAMIYLSIITFVMGASIHLVGDSVNHRLLFSGYQHHLSVRENPIIRNLKPETLIDSFELLYYYDEYLGHSMWYIPFFLILFMYFSGCFTPTKAESSMPGAALLLVVPSGLYYWYLVTEGQIFILFIFTFFAMLALVLHQKRKCLFLDSNGLFLFYSFALTLLLVALWVAWLWNDPVLRKKYPGVIYVPEPWAFYTLHVSSRH
- the CLN6 gene encoding ceroid-lipofuscinosis neuronal protein 6 isoform X5, with product MNTNLIHHEDTRWSPLLQSGRHSAIKADEAAGTAPFHLDLWFYFTLQNWILDFGRPIAMLMERSPRTLPRAMIYLSIITFVMGASIHLVGDSVNHRLLFSGYQHHLSVRENPIIRNLKPETLIDSFELLYYYDEYLGHSMWYIPFFLILFMYFSGCFTPTKAESSMPGAALLLVVPSGLYYWYLVTEGQIFILFIFTFFAMLALVLHQKRKCLFLDSNGLFLFYSFALTLLLVALWVAWLWNDPVLRKKYPGVIYVPEPWAFYTLHVSSRH
- the CLN6 gene encoding ceroid-lipofuscinosis neuronal protein 6 isoform X2, whose amino-acid sequence is MNTNLIHHEDTRWSPLLQSGRHSAIKADEAAGTAPFHLDLWFYFTLQNWILDFGRPIAMLVFPLEWFPLNKPSVGDYFHMAYNIITPFLLLKLMERSPRTLPRAMIYLSIITFVMGASIHLVGDSVNHRLLFSGYQHHLSVRENPIIRNLKPETLIDSFELLYYYDEYLGHSMWYIPFFLILFMYFSGCFTPTKAESSMPGAALLLVVPSGLYYWYLVTEGQIFILFIFTFFAMLALVLHQKRKCLFLDSNGLFLFYSFALTLLLVALWVAWLWNDPVLRKKYPGVIYVPEPWAFYTLHVSSRH
- the CLN6 gene encoding ceroid-lipofuscinosis neuronal protein 6 isoform X6, with amino-acid sequence MEAAARRRQHPGAAGGAAAQPGASFLQARHSAIKADEAAGTAPFHLDLWFYFTLQNWILDFGRPIAMLVFPLEWFPLNKPSVGDYFHMAYNIITPFLLLKLMERSPRTLPRAMIYLSIITFVMGASIHLVGDSVNHRLLFSGYQHHLSVRENPIIRNLKPETLIDSFELLYYYDEYLGHSMWYLVTEGQIFILFIFTFFAMLALVLHQKRKCLFLDSNGLFLFYSFALTLLLVALWVAWLWNDPVLRKKYPGVIYVPEPWAFYTLHVSSRH
- the CLN6 gene encoding ceroid-lipofuscinosis neuronal protein 6 isoform X3, whose amino-acid sequence is MEAAARRRQHPGAAGGAAAQPGASFLQARHSAIKADEAAGTAPFHLDLWFYFTLQNWILDFGRPIAMLMERSPRTLPRAMIYLSIITFVMGASIHLVGDSVNHRLLFSGYQHHLSVRENPIIRNLKPETLIDSFELLYYYDEYLGHSMWYIPFFLILFMYFSGCFTPTKAESSMPGAALLLVVPSGLYYWYLVTEGQIFILFIFTFFAMLALVLHQKRKCLFLDSNGLFLFYSFALTLLLVALWVAWLWNDPVLRKKYPGVIYVPEPWAFYTLHVSSRH
- the CLN6 gene encoding ceroid-lipofuscinosis neuronal protein 6 isoform X7, whose protein sequence is MEAAARRRQHPGAAGGAAAQPGASFLQARHSAIKADEAAGTAPFHLDLWFYFTLQNWILDFGRPIAMLVFPLEWFPLNKPSVGDYFHMAYNIITPFLLLKLMERSPRTLPRAMIYLSIITFVMGASIHLVGDSVNHRLLFSGYQHHLSVRENPIIRNLKPETLVHPLLSHPLHVLQWLFHSHQSRELNARGGPAPGGAQWPVLLVPGHRGADLHPLHLHLLRHAGPRPAPEAQVPLPGQQRPLPLLFLRPHPPACGAVGRLAME
- the CLN6 gene encoding ceroid-lipofuscinosis neuronal protein 6 isoform X4, which codes for MEAAARRRQHPGAAGGAAAQPGASFLQARHSAIKADEAAGTAPFHLDLWFYFTLQNWILDFGRPIAMLVFPLEWFPLNKPSVGDYFHMAYNIITPFLLLKLMERSPRTLPRAMIYLSIITFVMGASIHLVGDSVNHRLLFSGYQHHLSVRENPIIRNLKPETLIDSFELLYYYDEYLGHSMWYIPFFLILFMYFSGCFTPTKAESSMPGAALLLVVPSGLYYWASFPDPLLGLSPAGWRGSTRTNLYAPEDRMKEKSGNHSKKESGSTRTAC